In Cryptococcus neoformans var. neoformans JEC21 chromosome 5 sequence, one genomic interval encodes:
- a CDS encoding expressed protein: protein MSVQPIAKPITPTPKKINSCDACRSRKVRCERLFQTEAPRPGPSVGQPSLPPCRQCADLGIECTTTWRPKRRGPPNEYLKKLMASDTDSQSHPVPVPVPMTTIPSLPDSASLSPVLHSPLNRYIPVSPLSARPTSHQPHSLEDIIERNVAMSIFALFFDYVHPLTPCLHRPTFLMEVQTMRDEKEPVFLALVLSVLASAMVQIPKPLLPTINNCPGREVADRCYQVSRLVSLNTYEPPTIEMVILRFLDSVYHIVSGRLGAHAASWGEALQLGVSLGIHREASYAGLDPISAEVRRRMFGLLFTSDKAAACLRDRPIFLPTEDCDTLMPKAVDDEYITRTEYRTFPVYETSTIAGFNIATRVFGIIGETLLLQRTVRRQSPLAPEDILARLRRVKAISEDLAEVLIDIPAALRLADTPAPLQLRTNTQDWGQDIFAQLDLYFAQPESSRSIAKESFLVLKGNIYVTHALARFALIGCRDEIMGQTNSLGGVTRTATETIVTYLYDTLDRYETVIVDLLKALHSIPVQSLAVNGPSLVNKIRYVAVSLLDALDANNPVSPEGAYLLDFLAILSEIEQTL from the exons ATGTCTGTCCAACCCATAGCAAAGCCCATAACTCCGACtccgaagaagatcaaCA GTTGCGATGCCTGTCGCTCTAGGAAGGTCCGGTGTGAACGACTCTTTCAGACAGAGGCACCACGACCTGGACCGTCGGTAGGTCAGCCGTCTCTACCGCCATGTCGG CAATGCGCCGATTTGGGCATTGAATGTACTACCACCTGGCGACCTAAGAGG CGCGGACCCCCAAACGAATATTTAAA GAAGCTCATGGCTTCCGATACAGATAGTCAATCGCATCCGGTCCCCGTCCCCGTACCGATGACCACCATACCCTCTCTCCCCGACAGCGCCTCTTTATCGCCAGTATTGCATTCTCCCTTAAACCGCTACATCCCAGTTTCCCCACTTTCAGCCCGGCCGACCAGCCACCAACCCCATTCGCTGGAAGATATCATTGAAAGAAATGTGGCGATGTCCATATTTgcgctcttcttcgactaT GTACATCCCTTGACGCCCTGCCTTCATCGACCCACATTTCTAATGGAGGTACAAACTATGAGAGACGAGAAAGAGCCGGTGTTCTTGGCTTTGGTGTTGAGCGTGTTAGCCTCTGCCATGGTCCAG ATACCCAAACCCTTGTTGCCCACTATCAACAATTGCCCGGGGAGAGAAGTGGCAGACCGCTGCTACCAAGTTTCCCGGCTTGTCTCGCTGAACACCTACGAACCGCCGACAATTGAGATGGTCATCCTGAGATTCCTCGATTCGGTGTATCACATAGTATCAGGTCGACTAGGCGCTCACG CCGCAAGTTGGGGAGAAGCATTACAGCTCGGTGTATCTTTGGGCATACATCGTGAAGCCAGTTATGCTGGGCTAG ATCCAATAAGTGCCGAAGTCCGAAGAAGGATGTTTGGTTTGTTATTCACATCTGACAAGGCTGC AGCTTGCTTGAGAGATCGGCCAATATTCCTCCCAACGGAAGATTGCGACACGCTCATGCCGAAAGCAGT GGACGACGAGTATATCACTCGTACAGAATATCGTACTTTTCCGGTCTATGAGACTTCCACGATTGCAGGATTCAA TATCGCTACAAGGGTCTTTGG GATCATCGGAGAAACTCTTTTGCTACAACGTACTGTCCGGCGTCAGTCCCCTCTTGCGCCGGAGGACATACTAGCCAGACTCAGACGAGTCAAAGCCATTTCCGAGGATCTTGCAGAAGTCTTGATCGACATCCCTGCCGCTCTGAGGTTGGCAGACACCCCAGCTCCCTTGCAGTTACG AACCAATACTCAGGATTGGGGTCAAGATATCTTTGCTCAATTGGATTTGTACTTTGCCCAACCTGAGTCGTCTCGATCAATCGCCAAAGAATCATTTTTGGTGCTCAAAGGGAATATATACGTCACACACGCTTTGGCAAGATTCGCGCTCAT CGGCTGTAGGGATGAGATTATGGGGCAAACAAACTCGCTAGGCGGCGTTACTCGGACTG CTACAGAGACGATCGTCACATATTTGTACGATACTCTGGATCGATATGAGACCGTCATTGTAGATCTGCTCAAGGCGTTACACAG TATACCAGTACAAAGT CTCGCAGTCAATGGACCGTCACTAGTCAACAAGATCCGATATGTCGCCGTATCCCTCTTGGACGCTTTGGATGCCAACAACCCAGTCAGCCCAGAGGGGGCGTACTTGCTTGATTTCTTAGCCATCTTATCGGAGATTGAACAG ACTCTATAA